Proteins encoded by one window of Anaerolineales bacterium:
- a CDS encoding DUF2088 domain-containing protein, whose product MYATLTADQINAIVHATLDPLPLDGRRILVLIPDGTRSGDIPLLFRLISAALLPRVAALDYLIALGTHQPLTPEQISRLVGAIPGEGDYANVRVLNHDWMYVETFAHLGTIPSSEIAALSGGLLTETVEVRVNRLVTEYDHLLVCGAVFPHEVAGFSGGNKYFFPGVGGAEVINLSHWLGALITSYAIIGTVGITPVRALINRAAAFIPTPKTCLAMVVQPGGNDLVGLFGGTMDEAWAQAAALSADIHVRYVPRPFQQVISVMPTMYDDIWTAAKGMYKVEPIVAEGGEVVIYAPHITEFSYTHGRLLAEIGYHVRDYFVKQWERFKGYPGGVLAHSTHLRGIGTYDPAAGEQPRIRVTLATGISAERCAAHNLGYRNPESVDLAALRGREEDGILVVPKAGEMLYRLER is encoded by the coding sequence ATGTATGCCACCCTGACCGCCGACCAGATAAACGCCATCGTCCATGCCACGCTTGACCCGCTTCCCCTTGATGGGCGGCGCATCCTCGTCCTGATTCCCGATGGGACACGCAGCGGCGATATTCCTCTCTTGTTTAGGCTGATCAGCGCGGCACTTCTGCCCCGTGTCGCCGCTCTTGACTATCTGATTGCCCTCGGCACACACCAACCGCTGACGCCCGAACAGATCAGCCGCTTGGTGGGGGCGATCCCGGGCGAGGGGGATTATGCCAATGTACGTGTTCTCAACCACGATTGGATGTATGTTGAAACCTTTGCCCATCTAGGGACAATCCCCTCCAGCGAGATCGCCGCGCTCAGCGGCGGTCTCTTGACCGAGACGGTTGAGGTGCGGGTGAATCGGCTGGTTACTGAATACGATCATCTTCTCGTTTGCGGGGCAGTATTTCCCCACGAAGTCGCTGGTTTTTCCGGCGGGAACAAGTATTTTTTTCCCGGCGTTGGTGGGGCAGAGGTGATCAACCTCTCCCATTGGCTTGGTGCGCTAATCACCAGCTATGCAATCATCGGGACGGTGGGGATCACGCCCGTCCGTGCCTTGATCAACCGCGCCGCAGCCTTCATCCCAACGCCCAAAACCTGTTTGGCTATGGTCGTCCAGCCCGGGGGAAACGATCTCGTCGGGCTTTTTGGCGGGACGATGGATGAGGCGTGGGCGCAAGCGGCGGCACTCTCGGCAGATATCCACGTTCGCTATGTGCCGCGTCCCTTCCAGCAGGTGATCTCCGTCATGCCTACGATGTACGATGACATTTGGACGGCGGCAAAGGGGATGTACAAGGTTGAACCCATCGTTGCCGAGGGGGGCGAGGTGGTGATCTATGCCCCGCACATCACCGAATTCAGCTACACCCATGGGCGGCTTTTGGCAGAAATTGGCTACCACGTCCGCGATTACTTCGTCAAACAGTGGGAACGTTTCAAGGGCTATCCGGGCGGCGTCTTAGCACACAGCACGCATCTGCGCGGGATCGGTACCTATGATCCGGCGGCGGGCGAACAGCCGCGCATCCGCGTCACGCTGGCGACGGGAATTTCGGCAGAGCGCTGCGCCGCCCACAATCTGGGCTATCGTAATCCTGAATCGGTTGATCTGGCGGCGCTGAGGGGACGCGAAGAAGATGGGATTCTCGTTGTGCCAAAGGCGGGGGAAATGCTCTACCGTCTGGAGCGCTGA
- a CDS encoding GNAT family N-acetyltransferase yields the protein MAENDFPKTVTLNGTAFTLRLMTAKDRHSVVNFVSHLPENDTLFMRRDVTQPEAVDEWIHDIEKDRTITILVEERGNIAAYGSLHYNQLFWNRHLAELRVLVSSMYRRRGLASALAKELIVFARTLGLDKVVAYVASEDRRAREVMEQIGFRAEAVLQEWVKTRDERTHDLLIMSVTL from the coding sequence ATGGCAGAAAATGATTTTCCCAAGACAGTCACTTTGAATGGGACGGCGTTCACCCTTCGCCTTATGACGGCGAAAGACCGCCACAGCGTCGTGAATTTCGTCTCCCACCTCCCCGAAAACGACACGCTTTTTATGCGGCGCGATGTGACCCAACCAGAGGCGGTGGATGAGTGGATTCACGATATTGAAAAAGACCGGACGATCACCATCCTTGTCGAAGAGCGGGGTAACATTGCTGCTTATGGCTCCCTTCATTACAACCAGTTGTTTTGGAATCGCCATTTGGCGGAACTGCGCGTCCTCGTCAGCAGCATGTATCGGCGGCGGGGGTTGGCATCGGCGCTGGCAAAGGAATTGATCGTTTTTGCCCGCACGCTTGGCTTGGATAAGGTGGTTGCTTATGTCGCCAGCGAAGACCGCCGCGCCCGCGAGGTGATGGAGCAGATCGGTTTTCGGGCGGAGGCGGTGTTACAAGAGTGGGTGAAAACCCGCGACGAACGCACCCATGACCTGTTGATCATGTCGGTAACGCTTTAG